From Excalfactoria chinensis isolate bCotChi1 chromosome 4, bCotChi1.hap2, whole genome shotgun sequence, one genomic window encodes:
- the LETM1 gene encoding mitochondrial proton/calcium exchanger protein, which produces MASMLLQSCGRRACRLPRALRRQAPLGNLGDRACLSCTSLRLANKMTVHFKYCTSVAPVYSYSKKDHYCCWTKGSERTYFTLMSPSGSWTALAAMGVLGPKYLPVRWWHSSRSLQDDSIVEKSLKSLKDKNKKLEEGGPVYSPTEVEVVKKSIGQRIVDELKHYYHGFRLLWIDTKIAARMLWRILHGNTLSRRERRQFLRICADLFRLVPFLVFLVVPFMEFLLPVALKLFPNMLPSTFETKSKKEERLKKQLRVKLELAKFLQDTIEEMALKNKAAKGNVTKDFSTFFQKIRETGERPSNEEILRFSKLFEDELTLDNLTRPQLVALCKLLELQSIGTNNFLRFQLTMRLRSIKADDKMIAEEGVDSLTVKELQAACRARGMRALGVTEERLKEQLKQWLDLHLNQEIPTSLLILSRAMYLPDTLSPADQLKTTLQTLPESVAKEAQVKVAEVEGEKVDNKARLEATLQEEEAIRKENEEKKMERITEAAEKAKETIQVPAMKEVESAVDLEPAVLQAKESQVAIDSKQELAKADMETLKDTAPVLEGIKGEEITKEEIDMLSDACNKLQEQKKSLTKEKEELEELKGDIQEYNEDLQEIKELSKAGQEEVVEESKASKRLTKRVNRMIGQIDKIINELETNQRTVDVKLDGGDSPPAGENLISIAELINAMKQIQKIPEEKLTRIAEALDENKDGKIDIDNVVKVVGLIDKEDVDIGTSQVAEIMALLQKEEKLEEKEKAKEKHDKEAAEVKN; this is translated from the exons gacTGTACACTTTAAATATTGCACTAGTGTCGCTCCTGTTTACTCATACTCCAAAAAAGATCACTACTGTTGCTGGACTAAAGGATCGGAACGAACGTACTTTACTCTTATGAGCCCTTCTGGCTCATGGACTGCCCTGGCAGCCATGGGTGTTTTAGGACCCAAGTATCTTCCAGTTAGGTGGTGGCATTCTTCACGTTCTCTTCAAGATGACTCCATAGTTGAAAAGTCCCTGAAGTCCTTAAAGGACAAAAACAAGAAGTTGGAAGAAGGAGGTCCTGTATATAGTCCAACAGAAGTGGAAGTTGTGAAAAAATCTATTGGACAGCGGATTGTGGATGAGCTGAAGCACTATTACCATGGTTTTCGATTACTCTGGATTGACACGAAAATAGCTGCAAGGATGCTTTGGCGAATACTGCATGGAAATACTCTGTCACGTCGAGAACGGAGACAG tttcttcGAATATGTGCTGATCTCTTCCGTCTGgttcctttccttgtttttcttgttgtccCATTTATGGAGTTTCTGCTTCCAGTAGCTCTGAAATTGTTCCCTAACATGCTTCCGTCTACGTTTGAGACTAAGTCTAAAAAG gaAGAAAGATTGAAGAAACAACTGAGAGTAAAGCTTGAATTAGCTAAATTCCTTCAAGATACAATTGAGGAGATGGCCTTAAAAAATAAGGCAGCCAAAGGAAATGTTACAAAAGATTTTTCAACGTTCTTTCAAAAG aTCAGGGAGACTGGTGAAAGACCCAGTAATGAGGAGATCCTGAGGTTCTCAAAACTATTTGAAGATGAATTGACTCTGGACAATCTAACCAGGCCTCAGTTGGTGGCACTTTGTAAACTGCTGGAACTTCAGTCAATTGGGACAAATAACTTTCTCCGCTTTCAGTTGACTATGAGGTTGAGAAGTATAAAAGCAGATGACAAA ATGATCGCTGAAGAAGGAGTTGACAGCCTGACTGTTAAAGAGCTGCAGGCAGCGTGTCGTGCACGAGGAATGAGAGCCCTTGGTGTGACAGAAGAGCGTCTCAAGGAACAGCTTAAACAG TGGCTAGATCTGCACTTGAACCAGGAAATCCCTACTTCGTTGCTCATTTTATCCAGAGCCATGTATCTTCCAGACACGCTTTCTCCAGCTGATCAGCTCAAAACAACGCTCCAGACACTGCCAGAGAGTGTT GCAAAAGAGGCTCAGGTCAAAGTGGCAGAAGTTGAAGGTGAAAAAGTAGATAACAAAGCACGACTGGAGGCAACACTTCAGGAGGAAGAAgccatcagaaaagaaaatgaagaaaaaaagatggaaagaataACTGAAGCTGCAGAGAAAGCCAAAGAAACAATTCAAGTTCCAGCCATG AAAGAAGTGGAATCAGCAGTAGATCTTGAACCAGCTGTTCTACAAGCTAAAGAAAGTCAGGTGGCCATAGACAGCAAGCAAGAGCTGGCAAAAGCAGATATGGAAACATTGAAAGATACAGCACCCGTACTAGAAGGCATTAAG GGTGAGGAAATAACTAAGGAGGAGATTGACATGCTGAGTGATGCTTGTAACAAGCTGcaggaacagaagaaatcactaacaaaggaaaaggaggagctTGAGGAATTGAAGGGTGATATCCAGGAATATAATGAA GATTTGCAAGAAATAAAGGAACTTTCTAAAGCTGGCCAGGAAGAAGTAGTGGAAGAATCAAAGGCGAGCAAGCGACTGACCAAAAGAGTGAACCGGATGATTGGTCAGATAGACAAAATTATTAATGAGTTAGAGACAAATCAAAGGACGGTGGATGTAAAGCTTGATGGAGGTGATAGTCCTCCTGCTGG GGAGAATCTCATCAGTATTGCTGAGCTAATTAATGCAATGAAACAAATCCAGAAGATTCCAGAGGAGAAACTAACAAGGATTGCAGAGGCAttagatgaaaacaaagatggcAAAATTGATATAGATAATGTTGTTAAG GTGGTAGGATTGATAGACAAAGAAGATGTTGATATTGGCACCAGCCAAGTCGCTGAGATTATGGCActgcttcagaaagaagaaaaactggaagaaaaggagaaagcaaaggaaaagcatgaTAAAGAAGCCGCAGAAGTAAAGAATTAA